In one window of Paracoccus saliphilus DNA:
- a CDS encoding tripartite tricarboxylate transporter permease, protein MTSLAGGLLQSFEPLNLAMIFIGCLAGLFIGAMPGLGSVNGVAILLPVTFLVPPTAAIIFLAALYYGAMYGGAVSSITLGIPGSSTAVATVFDGRPMAQQGKADQALMAAAIASFIGGTISVILFTGFAPPLAAFALKFGPQEEFALMVVAFATFIGLGGDDIPKTIFSILVGLVLAAVGFDIISGNPRLIFFDMVEFQRGIEFLVLAIGIYGIGEMLWTLEHTKGAVQIHKVNAGFRKLIGNLSQIKKYLPTSAVSSVLGFFVGTLPAAGATPASLMSYGMAKTFSKDGDTFGKGNVAGVAAPEAANNAASTGSMLPMITLGIPGSPTTAILLGGMIIWGLRPGPLLFTESPDFVWGLIGSMYVANFMTVVLNIALIPVFIRVLAMPFTILAPIIFILCVVGVFATTDRMFDVWLMFMLGCGGYLMRKLNYPVAPAVLAIVLGPLAERSLRQSLISSQGDPMTFVERPISATCLLIALGLILYPVISNMRKKRKREAILE, encoded by the coding sequence ATGACATCATTGGCCGGCGGATTGCTGCAATCCTTCGAGCCTCTCAACCTGGCGATGATCTTCATCGGCTGTCTGGCCGGCCTGTTCATCGGCGCCATGCCGGGCCTTGGATCGGTCAACGGGGTGGCAATCCTTCTGCCGGTCACCTTTCTGGTGCCGCCCACTGCGGCAATCATCTTTCTTGCGGCGCTTTACTATGGTGCAATGTATGGCGGTGCGGTCAGTTCGATCACCCTGGGCATTCCGGGGTCATCGACAGCCGTGGCAACCGTGTTCGACGGAAGGCCCATGGCCCAACAGGGCAAGGCCGACCAGGCATTGATGGCTGCGGCCATCGCGTCCTTTATCGGCGGCACCATTTCCGTCATCCTGTTCACCGGCTTTGCGCCGCCGCTCGCCGCCTTCGCGCTGAAATTCGGTCCGCAGGAAGAGTTCGCGCTAATGGTCGTCGCCTTCGCGACGTTCATCGGGCTTGGCGGAGACGATATCCCGAAGACAATCTTCTCGATCCTGGTCGGGCTGGTGCTGGCGGCCGTCGGTTTCGACATTATCTCCGGCAATCCGCGACTGATCTTTTTCGACATGGTAGAGTTCCAGCGCGGTATCGAATTCCTTGTGCTTGCCATCGGCATTTACGGCATCGGCGAGATGCTGTGGACGCTGGAGCATACCAAGGGGGCAGTCCAGATCCACAAGGTGAATGCCGGTTTCAGAAAGCTGATTGGCAACCTGTCGCAGATAAAGAAATACCTGCCGACATCTGCCGTCAGCTCGGTTCTCGGCTTCTTTGTTGGAACCTTGCCGGCGGCCGGCGCGACGCCCGCCTCGCTGATGTCCTATGGAATGGCCAAGACCTTCTCGAAGGATGGCGATACTTTCGGCAAGGGCAATGTTGCCGGCGTTGCCGCGCCCGAGGCAGCCAATAATGCTGCCTCGACGGGGTCGATGTTGCCGATGATCACATTGGGCATTCCCGGCTCGCCGACCACGGCGATCCTTCTTGGAGGGATGATCATCTGGGGGTTGCGCCCCGGCCCGCTGCTCTTCACAGAGAGCCCGGATTTCGTTTGGGGGCTCATCGGGTCGATGTATGTCGCAAACTTCATGACAGTCGTACTGAATATCGCGCTGATCCCCGTCTTCATCCGGGTGCTGGCGATGCCCTTCACGATCCTGGCGCCGATCATCTTCATCCTGTGCGTCGTCGGTGTTTTCGCGACCACGGATCGGATGTTCGACGTCTGGCTGATGTTCATGCTGGGTTGCGGGGGCTATCTCATGCGCAAGCTGAACTATCCGGTAGCCCCGGCAGTTCTGGCGATCGTGCTTGGTCCGCTGGCTGAACGATCACTGCGCCAGTCACTTATATCGAGCCAGGGCGATCCGATGACCTTCGTCGAACGGCCGATCTCGGCAACCTGCTTGCTCATCGCGTTGGG
- a CDS encoding tripartite tricarboxylate transporter TctB family protein, whose amino-acid sequence MSVRTAELLMGLLTLLASLGLMYKIFNDGLAIGWIPDRGPGSGMWPFWLSLGMALASIWTLLRWKQGVTPESRNKAPYIDPDTIFLVGVTAGSILALLVMTSIIGLYFSMMLFLILYLKVIGRHKWPLTIIVTIAVPVAIYVLFEVALAKYLPRGLPFFENIMMIVDDFRYSLM is encoded by the coding sequence ATGTCTGTTCGTACGGCTGAACTTTTAATGGGCTTGTTGACGTTGCTCGCTTCTCTCGGCCTCATGTACAAGATCTTCAACGATGGCCTGGCGATTGGCTGGATTCCCGATCGGGGGCCCGGTTCGGGGATGTGGCCGTTCTGGCTGTCGCTTGGAATGGCTCTGGCGTCGATCTGGACGCTCCTGCGATGGAAGCAGGGAGTAACGCCGGAATCCCGCAACAAGGCACCCTATATCGATCCGGATACCATCTTTCTTGTCGGGGTAACGGCGGGTTCGATCCTCGCCCTTCTCGTCATGACCAGCATCATCGGTCTCTATTTCTCGATGATGCTGTTTCTGATCCTCTACCTGAAGGTGATCGGGCGGCATAAATGGCCGCTGACGATTATCGTGACCATAGCAGTGCCTGTTGCGATCTACGTTCTTTTCGAAGTGGCGTTGGCGAAATACCTGCCGCGTGGCCTGCCGTTCTTCGAGAACATCATGATGATCGTGGATGATTTCCGCTACTCGCTGATGTGA
- a CDS encoding Bug family tripartite tricarboxylate transporter substrate binding protein, whose product MINLKTMGLLGSVAMLAVTPGMAAAEWQPRKPVELIIMAGTGGGADQIARLLQGLIQKHDLSPRPFIPINKPGGSGAEALDYMRGKEGDNHTLLVALNSFYTTPLIQDGLDVDVTEFAPVGRMALDTFLLWVNTERENITDLDSFVSEVKGTDGWRVGGTGTGQEDSILTAMMEAELGVDVTYIPFQGGGTVAKNLVGNQVDSTVNNPAEQIEFWRAKNTKPLVQFNDKRMAPFEDVPTAQEAGLDITYFMQRSISGTAGMDPEAVAWYQDLFKTLFESEEWQAYCESDGLTCDEWMSGEDLVAFHKDQLERHKQLIEKVGAKAIMSE is encoded by the coding sequence ATGATTAATCTGAAAACTATGGGGCTTTTGGGCTCTGTGGCGATGCTGGCGGTCACGCCCGGCATGGCCGCCGCCGAATGGCAACCCCGCAAGCCCGTCGAACTCATCATCATGGCAGGAACAGGTGGAGGAGCGGATCAGATCGCTCGTTTGCTTCAAGGTCTGATTCAGAAGCACGATCTCAGCCCGCGGCCCTTCATTCCGATCAACAAGCCCGGAGGCTCTGGCGCTGAGGCGCTTGACTACATGCGGGGGAAGGAAGGCGATAACCATACGCTGCTGGTTGCGCTGAACAGTTTCTATACCACGCCACTTATCCAGGATGGCTTGGACGTCGATGTCACCGAGTTTGCGCCGGTCGGTCGCATGGCGCTCGACACATTCCTTTTATGGGTAAATACCGAGCGGGAGAATATCACCGATCTCGACAGTTTCGTCTCCGAGGTGAAGGGGACGGATGGCTGGCGCGTTGGCGGTACCGGCACCGGGCAGGAAGACTCGATCCTGACCGCGATGATGGAGGCTGAGTTAGGGGTCGATGTCACCTATATTCCGTTCCAGGGGGGCGGCACCGTCGCCAAGAACCTTGTCGGCAACCAGGTCGACTCGACCGTGAATAACCCTGCCGAGCAGATCGAGTTCTGGAGGGCGAAAAACACCAAGCCGCTCGTCCAGTTCAACGACAAGCGCATGGCGCCATTCGAAGATGTGCCCACGGCGCAAGAGGCGGGACTCGACATCACCTACTTCATGCAGCGATCCATCAGCGGGACGGCTGGCATGGATCCAGAAGCAGTGGCCTGGTACCAGGATCTGTTCAAGACGCTCTTCGAGTCCGAAGAGTGGCAGGCCTATTGCGAATCTGACGGGCTGACCTGCGATGAGTGGATGAGCGGCGAGGATCTCGTGGCCTTCCACAAGGATCAGCTGGAGCGTCACAAGCAGCTGATCGAGAAAGTCGGCGCCAAAGCCATCATGTCCGAGTAA